GGCTTGATATAGTCGTACTCGGACAGTTTCTCCCACCATTTCCAAAAAACATATGCGAGTGGGGTGTCATCTTGATGATGGAACGCTCTCACAGTTTCGTGAATGTAGATGCCAAAAGGAGGTGCATACTTCTCTGATTCATAAGCCTGAATCATAGGCATTCCTGATATCAGTTTATCAGTGTATTCCTTAAAAAACACCAGATTTCTATTACAATTAGTCAATCCATCTTGATAATATATAGGCCCATAGGATAATACTCCCTTAACTAAGAATGATGTTTCCATGTTAAACGTGTAAGCGATTCTTTTTTTATTATCTCTTCCGGTTGCAATATTGAATAGCAAATACATATACTCGTTTATAAATGTTAGCAATTCATTTCGTCTCTCACAGATAACGAATAATCCATCATTCATTGGAAATACGACTATATTATTATACTTATTTTTGACTTCAAGCAACCCAATGTGCATCCTCATCATATAGTATGTTCCTTTAATGGGCGCAATTGTCATAATTGATTTAGTCCCCATGATATCCACCCAAAAAACATAGGCATCAACTGGTCTGAATTCGTCTAAATTACAATAAGCCATTTTTATCTCCCTAATATTGGCTTTAAGATATAACTATTGAGATCAACATTAGAGCTTAGTATTCATTAACCAAACCGGACTAACCATGTTGAGTCCCTTTTTTGGTGTAAATTCTAACTCTTTTTTTCCATGTTGTTGAGGGCATTTTTCATTCCTCGACACTCACAATCTATGCATGGCTAAAAGCACAAATTGCATTGTTTTCATCAATGCAATACTCGTCAAGGTATTTTTTCACTTGATGCTATTTCTGATTCCGATAGTTTTGTTGCCAAAGACTAATTATCATGTAATGAGATTTCGACTATATCTGAACTCCAATTGATATCTAAGAACACCGACTTAATCCTTTCAGGCAAATCGTTATCAATCCGCTGACCACAATCAAATCAGATAGAAATGGATAAACTATCACATACTTCTCAAGTACCCCAATAACAATAAAGTGGGCAAAGGGACTCGGCTCATGACCCTCCGACTTGTAAGTTAGGGGGAAGAAAAACGGCGGTTTCCCTTATTTGTCCCACAACAAAATCGGAGAAACCGCCTGAAAGCCTGGTGGAGCATAGGGGGATCGAACCCCTGACCTCATGACTGCCAGTCATGCGCTCTCCCAGCTGAGCTAATGCCCCACGTGCTGGATAGCTTTGGCGACATTCCTTGATGGCCGGCTTTTCTGTCAAGCTGAAAGTGGGGCTGGGGATTTTGCCTTGACAAGAACAGCCGGGCGAAATTGATGGCGAATCTGCGGGGTGTAGCGCAGCCCGGTTAGCGCACTGGTTTTGGGAACCAGGAGTCGGAGGTTCAAATCCTCTCACCCCGACCACTTTGGATAGATTCAAGTGGGCGCTTAGCTCAGCTGGAAGAGCGCATGCCTTACACGCATGATGTCAGGGGTTCGAGTCCCTTAGCGCCCACCATGTCATTTTATTACAGCATTTGGGAAGTACTATGAAAATCGCCGTGACTGGGGCCAATGGCTTTGTGGGCAGCAACTTCGCCAACCATTTCCACCACCAGGGGCATGAGGTTGTGGCCATCGTGCGTCCGAAATCACCTGCTGACCTGCTCGATCCCGCCATCGCCATCCGCCGCACGGATTATCAGAACAGTCTGGAATCTGCTTTGGAAGGCGTGGAAATCCTTATCCACAACGCCGGAGCCATCCGCGCCCGCAGCTTCGCCCAAATGGTGGCGGCGAATGTGGAAACCACCCGGCGGGTCATGGAGGCCTTCAACCGTTCAGAAACGGCGAAAAGGCTGGTCTATATTAGTTCCCAGGCGGCTTCCCGCCCTTCCCGGGCGAACGAGGAAGTGACCGAATCCGAACCCTCCGCCCCGGTAGACTGGTATGGCCGGAGCAAGTTGCTCGCGGAGCGGATCATCCGGGCTGAATGCTCCAGGGAATGGGTCGTGGTGCGTCCCGTATCTATTTATGGGCCTGGGGAAAAGGATTTCCTGCAGGTCTTCAAAGCGGTAAAAGCCGGGATCAGCTTCCGGATCGGACGCCGGGAACAGTATCTGAACCTCATCCACATCGACGAACTCTACGAATTCACTGAGCTTTGCTGCTCCCATCCAGGGGCCGCGGGCGAAGTTTTTTTCGCCTCAAACGGCAAAACCTACACCCACCACGAATTCATGGCTGCCTGCGCCAAAGCTTTGGGCAGAAAGAAGACCCTGGACATCGCCATCCCAGTACCCCTGGCCGTGCTGGGCTTCCACGCCGGTGAACTCTTCGAAACCCTCACCGGGAAAGTAACTTTGCTGAACAAACAGAAGATGAAGGAAATTATCGGCGTCAACTGGGTCTGCAGCATCGCCAAAGCCAGGTCGATCCTGGGCTGGGACCCGCATCCGGACCTCGAAGCCCAATTGGGCAAAACCTTTGCCTGGTACCGGGAACACGGATGGCTGTGAAAAAGCTGGTCCTGTTGGCCGTGCTTATCCTGCTGGCGACAGCCCTCTGCGCCCAGGACGGACCTCTGCGCCTGGGCGGCAAAGCCTTTGTGCTGCCGGAAGGCTGGCCCCAAGGCTACGATCCGCCGGAAGTTCTGCTCCGGGTGAAGGTGAATCCCGACAGCACCCTCGGCCTGGTGGCTGTCCTGGACGGTAAAACAGAGCTGGAACCCCTGCTCAGCCAGCATCTGATGCTTTACGAATACATCCCCTCCAGCGATTTCCTGGCCGAATTCGACGCCATCCTGGAGATCCTGTCCCCACCGGAAATCCCCGCCCAGGCAAGCACGTGGGAGCGGGAACAACTGCTTGAGGAAATCGAGGAAACGATAGCGCGGGAAAGGGAAAGCCTGAATTTCCGCTCTCCCCTCCACCCTCCGGCTGAACAGACTGCCCTGAACAGCATTGGCGAGCCTTACCGCTCCGGTTACTATTTTTACGGATTGCCCGAAAACACGGCGAGGCTTTCCCTGAGAGGCTTTGAGCAGCGGTCCTCACTCTTCTCAAGGGGGTTTCAGGACTTGTTCGCCCTGGGCTTTCTGAACAGGCAGGAAAGCTTACTGGAACAGGCATACGGGCGCATCGACCATCCCTACCAGGTGACCCTCAGCGCCATTGAGGTGGGTATCGGGGGTTATGAACAGCTTTTCGGGCGCGGACTGCTAAGGAAAAACCGCCTCTTCGGAATTGACAGGCTCCAGCTCGGTTTCGGCTTCCTCATCCAGGACGGAGCCTGGCTGCAGCGAGATTCCGGCCGGGAAGCCGTGGTGCTCGACATCAGCCTGCCTCTGGGCAAAACCACCCTGGACCTGGCAGTTACCGATCACCGCGACATCCTCTCCCAGCGTTACCTGCGTTACGAATACTGGCGGAGTCAGGATTTCAGTGTGGAACGCCGCCACCGCACCATTTTCGCGGCCTGGCGCTCGCCCTGGCTGGACCTGGCCCTGCTCCACGAACACGACCTGGCTACAGCGGCTGTTTTCACGGACACCCTGCGCGACGACGCCCTCCGCTTCCGGGCCTGGAAGAACCTGCGGATCGGCGCCCTGAGCCTCACTCCTCTCTACGAGCGGATGTTCGTCTGGCGCGATTTCACCCTGGCCAATGATGACCACAGCGACCTTTTAGGCCTGGATATCGGCTTTGAGGCCGGGCGGATCGGCGCTGAGGCGATAGTCAGGCTGAAAGATTTCCAGCGCCTGCAAGCCTCCGCCGATCTTGACTACAGCCTGGGCCGGTTCCGGTTCGGGGCTCTGGGTTCCTTTCGCTATCGCGAGCCCGAGCCGGTGCTGCGGATCCCCAGCCCCTACAGCCCCGGGGATTCCCTGAGCCGTGTGGAGATCCGGGACGACGCCCATCTGGGCCTGTTTCTGAACTGGCTTTGGGACCAAAACTCCCTGAACCTGTCCGGCGGTAGGCGAGTTGTTTTCAACCAGCCCATCCCGTATCTGGTTCCCAACCATCAGAACCTGAATTACCTCCGCCTCGGCGCCAGGATCGACCAAACCTGGAACAACTGGAACCTGGTCTGGCAGCCGGGACTGGTCTGGCAGGGCGGCTTTTACGAACTATTCCTGGAGCCAGAGCTGCGCTACCAGAGCCATCTGAATATCAGCCGCCTGCTTTCCCATCACAACGCCCTCTTCACCGGGTTTTCCCTGCTCGGCCACAGTTCCTTTGTCACTCCCGACCCCGATTGGACGGTTTGGGAAGACGCGCTGGTGATCGACATCTGGGCCGGAGTGAAGATTGGCAGGCGCTTCGACTTTCAGGTCACCTACAAAAACCTTTTGGATTCCCGCATCTACGATGCCGAGCCCCTGCCCGGGTCGCTTCAGGCCTCCCTGCGCTGGTATTTTCTGAACTGAAATGCGCTATAAAGCTGTTATCTTCGACCTCGACGGCACCCTGATAGATTCCATGGGCCTCTGGCGCCAGGTGGACCGCGATTTCCTCCACAAACGCGGTATTCCCGTTCCCCGCGACCTTTTCGACCACCTTCCCCAGGGCAATTCATTCATCCAGACGGCACAGTATTTCAAGGACCGCTTTGGCTTGGCCGACAGCGCGGAGGAAATCATGGCCGAATGGACCGAGATGGTTGGCTGGCACTATGCCAACGACGTGAAGCTCAAGCCCGGCGCTGGAAAACTGGTGGCCAAACTCCATCAGGCAAAGGTCCCCCTCGGCCTCGGCACCAGCAATTCCCGTGAACTGGCGGAAAAAGTGCTGTCCCAGAACGGCATTTGGCACTGCTTTGCCTCCGTGGTCACCGGCGACCAGAAGCTGATGGGGAAACCCTGGCCGGAC
The DNA window shown above is from Candidatus Cloacimonadota bacterium and carries:
- a CDS encoding NAD-dependent epimerase/dehydratase family protein codes for the protein MKIAVTGANGFVGSNFANHFHHQGHEVVAIVRPKSPADLLDPAIAIRRTDYQNSLESALEGVEILIHNAGAIRARSFAQMVAANVETTRRVMEAFNRSETAKRLVYISSQAASRPSRANEEVTESEPSAPVDWYGRSKLLAERIIRAECSREWVVVRPVSIYGPGEKDFLQVFKAVKAGISFRIGRREQYLNLIHIDELYEFTELCCSHPGAAGEVFFASNGKTYTHHEFMAACAKALGRKKTLDIAIPVPLAVLGFHAGELFETLTGKVTLLNKQKMKEIIGVNWVCSIAKARSILGWDPHPDLEAQLGKTFAWYREHGWL
- a CDS encoding HAD family phosphatase, whose translation is MRYKAVIFDLDGTLIDSMGLWRQVDRDFLHKRGIPVPRDLFDHLPQGNSFIQTAQYFKDRFGLADSAEEIMAEWTEMVGWHYANDVKLKPGAGKLVAKLHQAKVPLGLGTSNSRELAEKVLSQNGIWHCFASVVTGDQKLMGKPWPDIYLKGAQELNTAPADIIVVEDTLTGIQAAKAAGMQAVAIYDSDCEEFHPQIRALADAFVLTHTELSELLES